One Dietzia sp. JS16-p6b genomic window carries:
- a CDS encoding TetR/AcrR family transcriptional regulator — MSGQRDDTGTATSGRGADGPSGQRRRLPPRDRMRQITSAASALFAATISEKVTVADIVNRAGVSRALFYRHYSSVDEVFQSVVDLVAQDFVDRLRLETTDDQDAELGRVLHDFLYTCQEVRLPARALLRNSRLPGTDDSVVSMVFLRAEQEIYRRVGIGEPTRLARLTVRSWLTCIEVQTLAWLDGGDQDETIDELASRLTATLRALIRVTLPTEDEGMLALARILG, encoded by the coding sequence GTGAGTGGGCAGAGGGACGACACCGGGACCGCCACGTCCGGCCGGGGAGCCGACGGGCCCTCCGGGCAGCGTCGACGGCTCCCGCCCCGTGATCGGATGCGCCAGATCACCTCAGCGGCGTCCGCCCTGTTCGCCGCGACGATCTCCGAGAAGGTCACCGTCGCGGACATCGTCAACCGGGCGGGTGTGTCCCGGGCGCTGTTCTACCGCCACTACTCGTCGGTGGACGAGGTCTTCCAGTCCGTTGTGGACCTCGTCGCCCAGGATTTCGTCGACCGCCTCCGGCTCGAGACCACCGACGATCAGGACGCCGAACTCGGCCGGGTTCTCCACGACTTCCTCTACACATGTCAGGAGGTGAGGCTGCCCGCTCGTGCGCTGCTGCGGAACTCACGTCTCCCGGGCACGGACGATTCCGTGGTCTCGATGGTCTTCCTGCGGGCTGAGCAGGAGATCTACCGCCGCGTCGGAATCGGCGAACCGACCCGCCTGGCCAGGTTGACCGTCCGCTCCTGGTTGACGTGCATCGAGGTGCAGACGCTCGCCTGGCTCGACGGGGGAGATCAGGACGAGACGATCGACGAACTCGCCTCACGGCTGACGGCCACCCTCAGGGCCCTCATCCGCGTCACCCTGCCGACCGAGGACGAGGGCATGCTGGCACTCGCCCGGATACTCGGCTGA
- a CDS encoding PDR/VanB family oxidoreductase: MAAIPRELKADGQGILGYRLLGAIASVAFLPGRSEGWSTDRVRPVDRVRPMRVVDTPGLADDVVGLVLEPADGTPTPSWSPGAHLDLTLPSGLRRQYSLCGADPTRLMVAVRRVGAASSEIHERVREGDVLRVQGPRTAFPFCGEPRVLLVAGGIGITPIVTMARECATRGLDWHLVYAGRTRASMPFLDELVALAGSRLTLLVDEERERYPSVKEVLGWADADTAVYCCGPTPLLDLVRTARGPVRAPLHYERFAPPPVISGREFDVTLARAGLTLQVPADRSALDVVLDAVPDTPYSCRQGFCGTCRVQVCDGTVERRGRAGGPGRPGAREMLLCTDRAEGVGLTVDL; the protein is encoded by the coding sequence ATGGCGGCCATCCCGAGGGAACTGAAGGCGGACGGTCAGGGGATCCTCGGGTACCGGCTGCTCGGCGCGATCGCGTCGGTGGCGTTCCTGCCCGGGCGGTCCGAGGGGTGGTCGACCGACCGGGTCCGGCCGGTCGACCGGGTGCGCCCGATGCGGGTCGTTGACACGCCGGGCCTCGCCGACGACGTGGTCGGGCTGGTTCTCGAACCGGCGGACGGGACGCCCACCCCGTCCTGGTCACCGGGGGCACACCTGGACCTGACCCTCCCGTCCGGACTGCGCCGACAGTATTCGCTGTGCGGCGCCGACCCGACCCGTCTCATGGTGGCGGTCCGGCGCGTCGGTGCCGCCTCATCGGAGATCCATGAGCGGGTGCGCGAGGGGGACGTCCTGCGCGTCCAGGGTCCGCGGACGGCGTTCCCGTTCTGCGGCGAGCCGCGGGTGCTGCTCGTCGCCGGTGGAATAGGGATCACGCCGATCGTGACCATGGCGCGCGAGTGCGCGACCCGTGGGCTGGACTGGCACCTGGTCTATGCCGGACGGACCCGCGCGTCGATGCCGTTCCTCGACGAGCTGGTCGCCCTCGCGGGGAGCCGGCTCACGCTCCTCGTCGACGAGGAGCGTGAGCGGTACCCGTCGGTCAAAGAGGTTCTCGGGTGGGCGGACGCGGACACCGCCGTCTACTGCTGCGGTCCCACCCCGCTCCTCGACCTGGTACGGACGGCACGGGGCCCGGTCCGTGCGCCACTGCACTACGAGCGTTTCGCGCCACCACCGGTGATCTCCGGGCGGGAGTTCGACGTGACCCTGGCGCGCGCGGGACTCACGCTTCAGGTCCCGGCCGACCGGAGCGCGCTCGACGTCGTCCTGGACGCCGTTCCCGACACCCCGTACTCCTGCCGCCAGGGGTTCTGCGGCACCTGCCGCGTGCAGGTGTGCGACGGCACCGTCGAGCGACGCGGGCGCGCGGGCGGGCCCGGCCGGCCGGGGGCGCGGGAGATGCTGCTGTGCACGGACCGCGCGGAGGGCGTCGGCCTCACCGTGGACCTCTAG
- a CDS encoding metal-dependent hydrolase produces the protein MATTTGTQGGRPQHDEEQLVLVAREVEFDWSDLPWHWIPGDPVITHTFNVMHLLLPAGEDWFVRVLQEALPMIRDDRVREDVLGFIGQEAMHSQAHGGVLGHFAAAGVDVAAYTRQVDWAFRTLLGGRDLRGRRAENWLVERIALIAAIEHYTAVLGDWVLDSPALDRAGADPTMLDLLRWHGAEEVEHRAVCFDLLTHLDSSYIRRVRAYLLVTPALFWLWVRGVRFLMAVDPEVDRRARWRDWAAAARRGLLPHPALLLREIVPYLRRGYHPNQQGSVEPAIRYLATSPAARAGH, from the coding sequence ATGGCCACCACCACCGGAACGCAGGGCGGGCGCCCGCAGCACGACGAGGAGCAGCTCGTTCTGGTCGCCCGAGAGGTCGAGTTCGACTGGTCGGATCTGCCGTGGCACTGGATCCCCGGTGACCCGGTCATCACGCACACGTTCAACGTCATGCACCTGTTGCTGCCCGCCGGTGAGGACTGGTTCGTACGGGTTCTCCAGGAGGCCTTGCCCATGATCAGGGACGACCGGGTCCGGGAGGACGTCCTGGGGTTCATCGGCCAGGAGGCCATGCACTCGCAGGCCCACGGCGGCGTGCTCGGCCACTTCGCGGCCGCCGGTGTCGACGTCGCCGCCTACACGCGGCAGGTCGACTGGGCGTTCCGGACCCTGCTCGGAGGCCGTGACCTCCGCGGGCGTCGCGCCGAGAACTGGTTGGTCGAGCGGATCGCGCTCATCGCCGCGATCGAGCACTACACGGCCGTCCTCGGTGACTGGGTCCTCGACTCCCCGGCGCTCGACCGGGCGGGGGCCGACCCCACGATGCTCGACCTGCTCCGGTGGCACGGCGCCGAGGAGGTGGAGCACCGCGCGGTGTGCTTTGATCTGCTCACCCACCTGGACAGCTCATACATCCGTAGAGTACGCGCCTATCTCCTCGTCACCCCCGCCTTGTTCTGGCTGTGGGTCCGGGGCGTCCGGTTCCTCATGGCCGTCGACCCCGAGGTCGACCGCAGGGCCCGGTGGCGGGACTGGGCGGCGGCGGCCCGACGCGGCCTGCTGCCCCACCCCGCCCTGCTGCTCCGCGAGATCGTGCCCTACCTGCGTCGGGGATACCATCCGAACCAACAGGGATCGGTGGAACCCGCGATCCGCTACCTTGCCACCTCGCCGGCCGCGCGGGCAGGGCACTGA
- a CDS encoding SDR family oxidoreductase: MSGADRQVADTQLTTVSTTDGLSLAVSITGPADAPTLVCIHGYPDNRSVWDGLAHELADRYRVVSYDVRGAGDSEAPSSRAGYSTDQLAADLDSVIDAVSPDRPVHLLGHDWGSIQTWHAVTGDGAASRAASFTSISGPCLDLVALWITGEGRERTAPMLTQSLSSTYIGWFHLPWLPEALWRSSVGAGLGRRIVAIGRGAAEVSPDDVARPERDLVNGLEMYRANMRRHLLRPRRRHTSVPVQVLTPTRDVFVTPALQECARLGAEDVHVRPVVGGHWVVSDRPAVVAALVDEHIRSVSGSGGTENARAVDGRLAELVVITGAGSGIGRATAVEYGSRGATVVIADRDLDGAERTARQVGLVGGTGVPYLLDVTDSDAWQEFADHLKERHGVPDVVINNAGIGMGGGFLETTLRDWQAVIDVNLWGVIHGCRVFGEMMRDHGTGGQLVNVSSAAAFLPSRILPAYGTTKAAVLALSESLRADLARHGIGVTVVCPGFVNTGISRSTRYVGMDEDSQERTRRAASGQYARRNYSPEKVARAIVRAADDNRAVVAVTAESRIGMRLHGLAPGLLRVLARADLTPG, from the coding sequence GTGAGCGGCGCCGATAGGCAGGTCGCAGACACACAGCTGACCACCGTGTCGACCACCGACGGCCTCTCTCTTGCGGTCTCGATCACCGGCCCGGCCGACGCCCCGACCCTCGTCTGCATCCACGGCTATCCCGACAACCGCAGCGTCTGGGACGGCCTCGCCCACGAACTCGCCGACCGCTACCGGGTCGTCAGTTACGACGTCCGCGGTGCCGGGGACTCCGAGGCGCCCTCCTCGCGGGCCGGCTACTCCACCGACCAGCTCGCCGCCGACCTGGACTCCGTCATCGACGCAGTGTCTCCGGACAGGCCGGTGCACCTGCTCGGGCACGACTGGGGATCGATCCAGACGTGGCACGCCGTCACCGGGGACGGCGCGGCCTCGCGTGCGGCGAGCTTCACGTCGATCTCGGGTCCGTGCCTCGACCTGGTCGCCCTGTGGATTACCGGCGAGGGGCGCGAGCGCACCGCCCCGATGCTCACCCAGTCCCTGTCCTCCACCTACATCGGATGGTTCCACCTCCCGTGGTTGCCCGAGGCCCTGTGGCGCAGCAGCGTGGGGGCCGGGCTCGGGCGCCGGATCGTCGCGATCGGACGCGGAGCCGCCGAGGTGTCCCCGGACGATGTCGCGCGCCCGGAGCGCGATCTGGTCAACGGGCTCGAGATGTACCGCGCCAACATGCGCCGCCACCTCTTACGCCCCCGGCGGCGTCACACCTCGGTCCCGGTGCAGGTCCTGACCCCGACCCGGGACGTGTTCGTCACGCCCGCCCTGCAGGAATGCGCGCGGCTCGGTGCGGAGGACGTCCACGTGCGTCCCGTCGTCGGCGGGCACTGGGTGGTGAGCGACCGGCCCGCGGTGGTCGCCGCACTGGTCGACGAGCACATACGGTCCGTCAGCGGATCCGGGGGGACGGAGAACGCGCGGGCCGTCGACGGGCGGCTCGCAGAGCTCGTCGTCATCACGGGCGCGGGCAGCGGCATCGGCCGCGCCACGGCCGTCGAGTACGGATCGCGCGGGGCCACCGTGGTCATCGCCGACCGCGACCTCGACGGCGCGGAGCGCACGGCCCGCCAGGTCGGACTCGTCGGAGGCACGGGTGTGCCGTACCTGCTCGACGTGACCGACTCCGACGCGTGGCAGGAGTTCGCCGACCATCTGAAGGAGCGCCACGGCGTCCCGGACGTCGTGATCAACAACGCGGGAATCGGGATGGGTGGTGGTTTCCTCGAGACCACCCTCCGGGACTGGCAGGCGGTCATCGACGTCAACCTGTGGGGTGTCATCCACGGCTGCCGGGTCTTCGGCGAGATGATGCGCGACCACGGGACCGGCGGCCAGCTCGTCAACGTGTCCTCGGCGGCGGCGTTCCTCCCCTCGCGCATCCTGCCCGCCTACGGCACCACCAAGGCCGCCGTGCTGGCCCTGAGCGAGTCCCTTCGTGCCGACCTGGCCCGCCACGGGATCGGCGTCACCGTGGTGTGTCCCGGCTTCGTCAACACCGGCATCAGCCGCTCCACCCGCTACGTCGGCATGGACGAGGACTCCCAGGAGAGGACCCGGCGCGCCGCGTCCGGGCAGTACGCCCGGCGCAACTACAGCCCGGAGAAGGTCGCCCGTGCGATCGTGCGCGCCGCCGACGATAACCGCGCCGTCGTCGCGGTGACCGCCGAGTCCCGGATCGGGATGCGGCTCCACGGACTGGCACCCGGGTTGCTGCGCGTTCTCGCGCGCGCCGACCTCACCCCGGGCTGA
- a CDS encoding M24 family metallopeptidase, with the protein MSHSDVTDATFLQRYRTVQRLSYDCAESVAATLDEGVTEREVAARLHEWLTDRGVREWFHTPFAWFGDRTAFRGFATPVHFFPTRRRLGEGMPYILDVAPVLDRAVGDIGYARVLGENAIHDELMTDLAAHRDLIPRLITEGATLREVYLEVDELIRRQGYDNRHRVYPGRVIAHQVGDIESRIPRFIAFGFGSRAVRTLVGDLMVERAHNRSPLWASGKISDHRPEPGLWAVEPHIGFRDVGVKFEEALLVRPDGSAVWLDDETPHVRRWRRQGLACGSGEAPGTPETTTTSEAAA; encoded by the coding sequence ATGTCTCATAGTGATGTGACGGATGCCACGTTCCTGCAGCGCTACCGGACCGTGCAGCGACTGTCCTACGACTGCGCCGAGAGCGTTGCCGCGACCCTCGACGAGGGGGTCACCGAACGAGAGGTGGCCGCGCGGCTGCACGAGTGGCTCACCGACCGGGGAGTACGCGAGTGGTTCCACACCCCGTTCGCGTGGTTCGGCGACCGGACCGCCTTCCGCGGCTTCGCAACGCCCGTTCACTTCTTCCCGACCCGTCGCCGACTGGGCGAGGGGATGCCCTACATCCTGGACGTCGCACCGGTCCTGGACCGCGCCGTGGGGGACATCGGCTACGCCCGCGTCCTCGGCGAGAACGCGATCCACGACGAGTTGATGACCGATCTGGCCGCCCACCGGGACCTCATCCCGCGACTCATCACCGAGGGCGCGACACTGCGTGAGGTCTACCTCGAGGTCGACGAGCTCATCCGTCGGCAGGGATATGACAACCGGCACCGCGTCTACCCCGGTCGAGTCATCGCCCATCAGGTCGGCGACATCGAGTCCCGCATCCCCCGCTTCATCGCGTTCGGTTTCGGCAGTCGCGCCGTGCGGACGCTCGTCGGCGACCTCATGGTCGAGCGTGCGCACAACCGGTCACCGCTGTGGGCGTCCGGGAAGATCTCCGACCACCGCCCGGAACCCGGGCTGTGGGCGGTCGAACCGCACATCGGCTTCCGCGACGTCGGGGTCAAGTTCGAGGAGGCGTTGCTGGTACGGCCGGACGGGTCGGCCGTGTGGCTCGACGACGAGACCCCCCACGTGCGCCGGTGGAGGCGGCAGGGTCTGGCCTGCGGGTCGGGGGAGGCTCCGGGGACGCCCGAGACCACGACGACCTCGGAGGCCGCGGCGTGA
- a CDS encoding DUF368 domain-containing protein translates to MSVESPRPASTPEPGGTPPGPAAESVHHDPVADADLDPRSPLPARPGPLGVVGNGIRGGLIGMAELVPGVSGGTVALVTGVYPRLLDSGAHVVDGMRSAVLGPDRRERTAAAFRHVDWWLLLPLAVGMLAMVFTLAGVLKGFVEGSPELARGLFLGMVAASIAVPLGMARATPGGRSWALGLIFAGGAALAFVLSGLPSGAISDPSYLLVFVAAAVAICALVLPGVSGSYLLLAMGLYAPTLGAVDDRNVAYLGVFALGALVGISLFVKILDRLLEDFRKPTLIAMAGLMLGSLRALWPWQTEEADVLAPGSDWPVVLAAVAAGVVVVVIVLVVERVVADKAATTDPDPRVTALEDRE, encoded by the coding sequence ATGTCAGTCGAGTCACCACGGCCCGCGTCCACCCCTGAACCCGGAGGCACGCCCCCCGGCCCCGCAGCGGAGTCGGTCCACCACGACCCTGTCGCCGACGCGGATCTGGACCCGCGGTCGCCCCTGCCCGCCCGGCCCGGACCGCTCGGGGTGGTCGGTAACGGAATCCGGGGCGGGTTGATCGGCATGGCCGAGCTTGTCCCCGGCGTCTCGGGCGGCACCGTCGCCCTGGTGACCGGCGTGTACCCGCGGTTGTTGGACTCCGGCGCGCACGTGGTGGACGGGATGAGGTCGGCGGTCCTCGGTCCGGACCGTCGGGAGCGGACGGCGGCGGCCTTCCGCCACGTGGACTGGTGGCTGTTACTGCCGCTCGCCGTCGGCATGCTCGCGATGGTCTTCACCCTGGCCGGAGTCCTCAAGGGCTTCGTCGAGGGCAGCCCGGAGCTCGCCCGCGGCCTGTTCCTCGGCATGGTCGCGGCGAGTATCGCGGTGCCGCTGGGGATGGCGCGGGCCACCCCGGGTGGACGGAGCTGGGCGCTGGGACTGATCTTCGCGGGCGGTGCGGCACTGGCGTTCGTGCTGTCCGGGCTGCCGAGCGGGGCGATCAGCGACCCCTCCTACCTGCTGGTGTTCGTGGCCGCGGCGGTGGCGATCTGCGCGCTGGTCCTGCCCGGGGTCTCGGGTTCGTACCTGCTGCTGGCGATGGGCCTGTACGCCCCGACACTCGGCGCGGTGGACGACCGGAACGTCGCCTACCTCGGGGTGTTCGCGCTCGGCGCGCTGGTCGGCATCTCTCTGTTCGTCAAGATCCTCGACCGGCTGCTGGAGGACTTCCGCAAGCCCACACTCATCGCCATGGCCGGCTTGATGCTCGGGTCCCTGCGAGCCCTGTGGCCGTGGCAGACCGAGGAGGCCGACGTCCTGGCTCCGGGCTCCGACTGGCCGGTGGTCCTGGCCGCGGTGGCCGCCGGCGTCGTGGTGGTGGTGATCGTCCTGGTCGTCGAGCGGGTGGTCGCCGACAAGGCCGCGACGACCGACCCGGACCCGCGGGTCACGGCCCTCGAGGATCGTGAATAG
- a CDS encoding YncE family protein, with protein sequence MNRPSVLARAAGALALAAATALAGVVSAPSVSAATAESPYVNPAEGLRNVLWVGNNWEGTADAVQPDGDYHRIARINIIPDRNERLVEIHRDPARLALYYGIRQMVGEGHDQYVDDMYSTKDGRNLIVSRPSFADVVSIDIVTGEIAWRFPVQGFRSDHMAVSPDGSQVAVSASTAKVVHVLDTATGREIGTFPSGDNAHENAYIKGGTQIVNESIGNVWTPLDQPWADVTKGERVLQFVDAETLQIIRRVDLRARLAEAGRPELSIGVRPMTFSPDYRFMYFQVSFFHGFIEYDIDADKITRIVDLPITPAGDVPREAHLLDSGHHGISMNPQGTKICVAGTMSDYATVVDRETLQHGPLVSTGLKSYWVTTDLTGDHCFVSWAKSNTVSVLSFETGEEVAQIPVGYHPQRMRIGVAPREWNGNPVPLPEPGNPLPVFS encoded by the coding sequence GTGAACCGCCCGTCCGTCCTCGCCCGTGCCGCCGGCGCCCTCGCGCTCGCGGCGGCCACCGCTCTCGCCGGCGTCGTGTCCGCGCCGTCAGTCTCCGCCGCGACCGCCGAGTCCCCCTACGTGAACCCGGCCGAGGGCCTACGCAATGTGCTGTGGGTGGGCAACAACTGGGAGGGCACCGCGGACGCCGTGCAGCCGGACGGCGACTACCATCGGATCGCGCGGATCAACATCATCCCGGACCGCAACGAGCGCCTGGTGGAGATCCACCGCGACCCCGCCCGCCTCGCCCTGTACTACGGCATCCGCCAGATGGTCGGCGAGGGCCACGACCAGTACGTGGACGACATGTACTCGACCAAGGACGGCCGGAACCTCATCGTGTCCCGGCCCAGCTTCGCCGACGTGGTCTCGATCGACATCGTCACGGGCGAGATCGCCTGGCGGTTCCCCGTCCAGGGGTTCCGTTCCGACCACATGGCGGTGAGCCCGGACGGGTCGCAGGTCGCCGTCAGCGCCTCGACGGCCAAGGTCGTCCACGTCCTCGACACCGCCACCGGCCGGGAGATCGGCACCTTCCCCTCGGGGGACAACGCGCACGAGAACGCCTACATCAAGGGCGGCACCCAGATCGTCAACGAGTCGATCGGCAACGTGTGGACCCCGCTCGACCAGCCGTGGGCGGACGTCACCAAGGGCGAGCGGGTGCTGCAGTTCGTCGACGCCGAGACGCTGCAGATCATCAGGCGCGTCGACCTGCGCGCCCGGCTCGCCGAGGCCGGCCGACCCGAGCTCAGCATCGGGGTGCGACCGATGACCTTCTCCCCGGACTACCGGTTCATGTACTTCCAGGTCTCGTTCTTCCACGGCTTCATCGAGTACGACATCGACGCCGACAAGATCACCCGCATCGTGGACCTGCCCATCACACCCGCCGGCGACGTACCCCGGGAGGCCCACCTGCTGGACTCCGGCCACCACGGAATCTCGATGAACCCCCAGGGCACCAAGATCTGCGTCGCGGGCACCATGAGCGACTACGCCACCGTGGTCGACCGGGAGACCCTGCAGCACGGGCCGCTGGTCTCGACCGGGCTCAAGTCCTACTGGGTCACCACCGACCTCACCGGGGACCACTGCTTCGTGTCCTGGGCCAAGAGCAACACGGTCAGCGTGCTGTCCTTCGAGACCGGAGAGGAGGTGGCCCAGATCCCCGTCGGGTACCACCCCCAGCGCATGAGGATCGGCGTGGCGCCGCGGGAATGGAACGGCAACCCGGTCCCGCTCCCCGAGCCGGGAAACCCCCTGCCCGTGTTCTCCTGA
- a CDS encoding FAD-binding oxidoreductase, producing MVRIPGEDADDAHSRATDDFSRPTDVERLVSDIDLSPFLGRPADPVETPLPDPVPVSPATPPLLALRDLLLDPRFTGLFARALREADPGFREMFPRDASGVLGEFVRAMTWALETVENARGNEAEVAQVVEFARHLGADHRKLELSARHHERFGDALTSTLRHLAGPGWDDRLATTLGTVYRVLTTALREGAAAGHGPARVGATVVEVLRPTRDVVVVRLITDVMVEYHPGQYLSVLTPYTAGVWRRFSPAIPANPAGQIEFHVRDVPGGTLSGSLVRGVGVGDRWVLARPLGLLEVDRTEPVRDVLMIAGGTGIAPLRCLLMDMMRHGANPRVHLFYGARHPGDLYDLPTLVDLAATAPWLTIQPVSEQDTDPWWAGARQELPRTLHRRQTGTLVDVVTGWGSWADRQVLMAGSPEMLRATVRGMVAVGTPRENISFDRP from the coding sequence GTGGTCAGAATCCCAGGGGAGGACGCCGACGACGCCCACTCCCGAGCCACGGACGACTTCTCCCGACCCACGGACGTCGAGCGCCTCGTGTCGGATATCGACCTGTCGCCGTTCCTCGGTCGGCCCGCCGACCCGGTGGAGACCCCGCTTCCCGATCCCGTCCCGGTCTCCCCGGCCACCCCCCCGCTCCTGGCGCTCCGGGACCTCCTCCTCGATCCGAGGTTCACCGGCCTGTTCGCCCGCGCCCTGCGGGAGGCCGACCCGGGTTTCCGCGAAATGTTCCCGCGTGACGCCTCCGGGGTACTCGGCGAATTCGTGCGCGCCATGACGTGGGCGCTCGAGACCGTCGAGAACGCCCGGGGGAACGAGGCCGAGGTAGCCCAGGTGGTGGAGTTCGCCCGCCACCTCGGCGCGGACCACCGCAAACTCGAACTGTCCGCCCGCCACCACGAGCGCTTCGGCGACGCCCTCACCAGCACTCTCCGCCACCTGGCCGGCCCCGGCTGGGACGACCGGTTGGCCACCACGTTGGGCACGGTGTACCGGGTGCTGACGACCGCGCTCCGGGAGGGGGCGGCGGCCGGGCACGGACCGGCGAGGGTCGGCGCGACCGTGGTGGAGGTTCTCCGGCCGACCCGCGACGTCGTGGTGGTCCGATTGATCACCGATGTGATGGTGGAGTACCACCCCGGCCAGTACCTCAGCGTCCTGACCCCGTACACCGCGGGCGTGTGGCGCCGGTTCAGTCCGGCGATCCCGGCGAATCCGGCGGGCCAGATCGAGTTCCACGTCCGCGACGTCCCCGGCGGCACCCTCAGCGGGTCCCTGGTCCGCGGCGTCGGGGTGGGCGACCGGTGGGTCCTCGCGCGGCCGCTCGGGCTGCTCGAGGTGGACCGCACCGAACCCGTCCGCGACGTGCTGATGATCGCCGGTGGCACCGGGATCGCCCCGCTGCGCTGCCTGCTGATGGACATGATGCGTCACGGTGCCAACCCACGGGTGCACCTGTTCTACGGCGCGCGTCACCCGGGCGACCTCTACGACCTGCCCACCCTCGTTGACCTGGCCGCCACCGCACCCTGGCTCACCATCCAGCCGGTCTCCGAGCAGGACACCGACCCGTGGTGGGCCGGCGCGCGGCAGGAACTGCCCCGCACCCTGCACCGCCGGCAGACCGGGACACTGGTGGACGTGGTGACCGGCTGGGGGTCGTGGGCGGACCGGCAGGTGCTCATGGCCGGGTCACCCGAGATGCTCCGCGCCACCGTCCGCGGGATGGTCGCGGTCGGCACCCCGCGGGAGAACATCAGCTTCGACCGGCCCTGA
- a CDS encoding carbon-nitrogen hydrolase family protein: MRIAAAQILSGRDPAVNLRMVRDSAAEAAARGARIVVLPEATMRAFGAGRLDEVAEPLDGPWASEVAAIAREYGVVVVVGMFTPGQGGRVRNTLLVTGPAGGENVGGPDRDLHLGYDKIHLFDAFGFAESDTVEPGDRTRVVTVDGVGIGLSVCYDIRFPGQYRALAAKGARVTICAASWGPGPGKVDQWRLLARARALDATTFLVAVGQADPEAEGVEVTSGAPTGVGHSVLVGPDGTVREEAGPGAELALFEIDDDEVAVIREKIPVLANGRITEESSPGESAAEVVR; encoded by the coding sequence GTGCGCATCGCCGCAGCCCAGATCCTGTCCGGACGCGACCCCGCGGTCAACCTCCGCATGGTCCGCGATTCCGCGGCGGAGGCCGCCGCCCGGGGGGCCCGGATCGTGGTGCTGCCCGAGGCGACGATGCGGGCCTTCGGGGCGGGCCGTCTCGACGAGGTCGCGGAGCCCCTCGACGGCCCCTGGGCGAGCGAGGTCGCCGCGATCGCCCGCGAGTACGGGGTCGTCGTCGTCGTCGGGATGTTCACGCCCGGCCAGGGCGGCCGGGTCCGTAACACCCTCCTGGTGACCGGACCGGCCGGGGGCGAGAACGTGGGCGGCCCCGACCGCGACCTCCACCTGGGTTACGACAAGATCCACCTGTTCGACGCGTTCGGGTTCGCCGAGTCCGACACCGTCGAACCCGGTGACAGGACCCGCGTGGTGACCGTCGACGGGGTGGGGATCGGCCTGAGTGTCTGCTACGACATCCGCTTCCCCGGCCAGTACCGGGCACTCGCCGCAAAGGGGGCGCGCGTCACGATCTGCGCCGCGTCCTGGGGGCCGGGGCCCGGGAAGGTGGACCAGTGGCGGCTGCTGGCCCGCGCCCGCGCGCTCGACGCCACCACGTTCCTGGTCGCCGTCGGTCAGGCCGACCCCGAGGCGGAGGGAGTGGAAGTCACGAGCGGTGCCCCGACTGGCGTCGGACACTCCGTGCTCGTGGGACCGGACGGGACAGTGCGCGAGGAGGCGGGCCCCGGAGCGGAACTGGCGCTGTTCGAGATCGACGACGACGAGGTGGCCGTCATCCGGGAGAAGATCCCCGTCCTCGCGAACGGCAGGATCACCGAGGAGTCGTCCCCCGGGGAGTCGGCCGCGGAGGTCGTGCGGTGA